One window of the Lytechinus variegatus isolate NC3 chromosome 3, Lvar_3.0, whole genome shotgun sequence genome contains the following:
- the LOC121412061 gene encoding cell wall protein DAN4-like, whose protein sequence is MNIGTLSLYFSTSGTITDQAVMVWSMSGPQTNAWIGREIRVTDFISTSTSGYFLFKGQINSYTADMALDDISLGSCTDQLTPTTSQQTTTDSVTTTQSTTTDIPTTTQQTTTDTVTTILPTTDIPTTPQQTTTDTVTTILPTTTDIPTTTQQTTTDTVTTTQPTTGLPTSAPLSTTDSVTTIQQTTTMGTTEATTTNAPTTITVVSTTDQADCSQSSTGSSFVIAFPSNLELGSESNSLVISTSSHQTVTVEVLESDGNTLSGVVTEGISLTFSLSENSRCTGSGWQDCSVRVLAVDGDISVIAYSDVGTSTGSFLAFPVDSLGEEYVIASYTPRGGFNSEFTVTAADTAATVMIEFPEVIRQHRLSNGLTPDLEFDLNAGQTYQVQSTLDLSASRVVSTTPVAVASGASCSELPVATKYCDYIVEQMPPVNTLGRSFSVSTYHARPQSGLDVRIIATRDDTRITSDLGSFIIHSFEYLDLNGNQQTAIDIEASEPVLVVQYQRGHEIDSIGDQSMTVISPKEQFSQWKPWIRVGSSSTVFC, encoded by the exons ATGAATATTGGAACACTCAGCTTGTACTTTTCGACATCAGGGACGATCACGGACCAGGCCGTCATGGTGTGGTCGATGAGCGGTCCTCAGACAAACGCTTGGATAGGAAGAGAGATACGGGTAACGGATTTCATCTCCACCTCCACATCTGGGTATTTCCTTTTCAAAGGACAGATCAACAGTTACACCGCTGATATGGCTTTAGATGACATCTCCTTGGGCTCTTGTACAG ATCAGCTCACGCCTACCACCTCACAACAAACGACTACAGATAGTGTGACAACAACGCAGTCAACAACGACAGATATACCTACAACTACCCAACAAACAACTACAGATACTGTAACAACTATTCTGCCAACGACAGATATACCTACAACTCCCCAACAAACAACTACAGATACTGTAACAACTATTCTGCCAACAACGACAGATATACCGACAACTACACAACAAACGACTACAGATACTGTAACAACTACTCAGCCGACGACTGGTCTCCCTACGTCCGCACCACTATCTACTACAGATAGTGTGACAACTATTCAGCAAACGACAACAATGGGAACAACCGAAGCCACAACAACGAATGCGCCAACCACCATAACGGTGGTATCAACAACTGATCAAG CTGACTGTTCACAATCAAGCACTGGAAGTAGCTTTGTAATTGCCTTTCCAAGTAACCTAGAGCTGGGTTCAGAGAGCAATTCATTGGTTATCTCGACATCCTCCCACCAAACTGTTACTGTCGAAGTTCTTGAATCCGACGGTAATACATTATCTGGTGTAGTTACAGAAGGAATCAGTCTAACATTCAGTCTGTCAGAGAATTCCCGATGCACAGGATCTGGTTGGCAGGATTGCTCAGTAAGAGTGTTGGCAGTAGATGGTGACATCTCGGTGATTGCGTATAGCGATGTGGGTACGTCTACGGGTAGTTTCCTCGCATTCCCTGTGGACAGTCTCGGCGAGGAATACGTCATAGCAAGCTACACCCCTAGAGGAGGTTTTAATTCAGAGTTCACTGTAACTGCAGCTGATACTGCTGCCACTGTTATGATCGAGTTTCCTGAAGTAATCAGACAACATCGATTGAGTAATGGCCTGACCCCTGATCTTGAATTTGACCTCAACGCTGGCCAGACATATCAGGTCCAGAGTACTCTGGATTTGAGTGCTTCCCGAGTGGTGTCAACAACACCCGTAGCCGTAGCATCAGGAGCAAGTTGCTCTGAATTGCCAGTTGCAACGAAGTATTGTGACTATATTGTTGAACAGATGCCTCCAGTAAACACTTTAGGACGCTCCTTTTCTGTTTCTACTTATCACGCAAGACCACAAAGTGGACTGGATGTGAGAATCATAGCTACTCGTGATGACACGCGTATCACATCGGATTTAGGTAGCTTCATTATTCATTCGTTCGAGTATCTTGACCTGAATGGAAATCAGCAAACGGCAATCGATATTGAGGCTTCAGAGCCTGTTCTTGTTGTTCAGTACCAGAGGGGGCATGAAATTGACAGCATTGGAGATCAATCAATGACAGTGATTTCTCCCAAGGAACAGTTCTCA CAGTGGAAACCATGGATAAGAGTGGGATCCAGTTCGACGGTGTTTTGTTAG
- the LOC121412223 gene encoding MAM domain-containing glycosylphosphatidylinositol anchor protein 2-like: MYTEASSQSPGDYAIMRSPDIVHLDSSTAKNLCFAFSYHMYGLHVGTLDLYFSKSATSMHKGDLVWSMSGEQGDRWIEKEIRVTDFISTSKAGYFIFEGRILTYTSDMAIDDISLGPCSGNSFYKGLCRIQE, encoded by the coding sequence ATGTACACCGAGGCATCATCGCAATCACCCGGTGATTACGCAATCATGCGATCACCTGACATCGTCCACCTTGACAGCAGCACGGCTAAGAACCTCTGTTTTGCGTTCTCCTATCACATGTACGGACTCCACGTAGGAACTCTCGACTTGTACTTCTCCAAGTCGGCGACCAGCATGCACAAGGGCGATTTGGTGTGGTCGATGAGTGGCGAGCAAGGGGATCGCTGGATCGAGAAGGAGATAAGGGTCACGGATTTTATCTCGACATCGAAGGCTGGATATTTCATCTTCGAAGGTCGGATTCTGACCTATACCTCCGATATGGCCATTGATGACATCTCCTTGGGACCGTGTTCTGGTAACAGTTTTTATAAAGGCCTTTGCCGAATTCAAGAATGA